The sequence CGGCCTGCACGGCTTCCCTTTCTGACCGCGTTGGCGAACTCCTCGCCCCGACGCATGCGGGACCCGGACGGCAACACGAGAGGACCTTGTCTGACCCTGGGCAGGTACGGCTATCGCCCGCCGACATCACGGCCGACGGGCGACGGAACGCTGCCTTGGCCCGGCGGACCGGGCGCAACGGATGCGTCAGGCGGAGAGCTCGACGCGGCCCTTGCGGCGGCGGGCGGCCAGGATGGCGCGACCGGCGCGGGTGCGCATGCGCAGCCGGAAGCCGTGGGTCTTGGCGCGACGACGGTTGTTCGGCTGGAAAGTACGCTTGCTCACGAGTGGGCTCCAGGCTTGAGACGCATCCCCAGCACATGGGGACGCTCGACGATGGCTGGCTTGCCGGAAGCGGGGCATGCGAAATAGCCGTCGCGTGGCAAGCCGACCGTCGTACGTTACGGGGAACGCGTGTCCCAGGTCAAACCGGAGACACGCGGATA comes from Streptosporangium roseum DSM 43021 and encodes:
- the rpmH gene encoding 50S ribosomal protein L34, with protein sequence MSKRTFQPNNRRRAKTHGFRLRMRTRAGRAILAARRRKGRVELSA